From Planococcus halocryophilus, the proteins below share one genomic window:
- the ezrA gene encoding septation ring formation regulator EzrA, whose product MMEYIIIAVIILLAVTIIGFMFRKKHLAEIERLEQLKLQIQNKPILEELTKVKQLNMNGQTEEMFERWRNVWTEIMDVHIPKIDASLYDAEEAINRFRFNKASKLEQDTEVKIDSVDQQMNSILVELEELIGSEEKNRSEIDLLQEKYRRARKNLLAHQQSYGAAGEPLEKKLESFIPLFDEYEKLTGEGNYLKAREIVIGLSAEGEEAFLLVDDIPSLLADIQTKIPSYIAELRQGKNEMEENSYYLGHLELTLQLDEIEEELEVLKENIENLEMTHTKIAVEKIKDRIDSFYEMLEKEVEAKIYVDEHRIETERHLEVVARDTKEMEEESRYVQHSYKITESEAAIPKSCMDKMEQLVKRFELLMSRLEEDQSAYSSLQEELVHIREDLSIVDSTQIDFMTALKSLRIEENKAREKVELLKRKLQETDRVLHKANIPGIPEDMDVRLEEAEEHLFVTMQTLREVPLNIKLVHSYLEQAEKSIEDGHTKAVEMVENVLLIERIIQYGNRYRKSNLQLDAKLEEAEESFRQLRYTKALEEAATAVENFEPGSMKRIEVLVKEDA is encoded by the coding sequence ATGATGGAGTATATCATCATTGCGGTCATCATTCTATTAGCGGTAACAATCATTGGTTTTATGTTTCGCAAAAAACATTTAGCTGAAATTGAGCGCTTGGAACAGTTAAAACTGCAAATACAAAATAAACCAATTCTTGAAGAACTAACTAAAGTGAAACAGTTGAACATGAACGGCCAGACGGAAGAGATGTTCGAACGCTGGCGCAACGTATGGACTGAAATCATGGACGTACATATCCCGAAAATCGATGCTTCTTTATACGATGCCGAGGAAGCGATTAATCGTTTTAGATTTAACAAGGCGTCTAAACTAGAACAGGATACAGAAGTGAAGATTGATAGCGTTGATCAACAGATGAATAGCATTTTGGTGGAATTGGAAGAACTGATTGGCAGTGAAGAGAAAAATCGCAGCGAAATCGATCTTCTTCAAGAAAAATACCGCCGTGCACGTAAAAATCTATTGGCTCATCAGCAATCTTATGGAGCAGCAGGCGAACCACTTGAGAAAAAGCTCGAATCGTTTATTCCGTTATTTGACGAATACGAAAAATTGACGGGTGAAGGCAATTACTTGAAAGCTCGTGAAATTGTAATTGGGTTATCAGCAGAAGGCGAAGAAGCATTTTTATTAGTAGACGATATTCCATCATTATTGGCGGATATTCAAACAAAAATCCCTTCTTATATTGCTGAATTGCGTCAAGGTAAGAACGAAATGGAAGAAAATTCTTATTATCTTGGGCATTTAGAGTTAACCCTTCAACTTGATGAAATAGAAGAAGAGTTAGAAGTGTTGAAAGAAAACATTGAAAACTTAGAAATGACACACACAAAAATTGCTGTTGAAAAAATAAAAGATCGCATCGATTCGTTTTATGAAATGTTGGAAAAAGAAGTTGAAGCGAAGATTTATGTGGATGAACATCGTATCGAGACAGAACGTCATTTAGAAGTTGTGGCACGTGATACAAAAGAAATGGAAGAAGAAAGTAGATACGTTCAGCATAGCTATAAAATTACTGAAAGCGAAGCGGCTATTCCGAAATCTTGTATGGATAAGATGGAGCAATTAGTAAAACGCTTTGAATTGCTTATGAGTCGTTTAGAAGAAGATCAATCAGCCTATTCAAGTCTTCAAGAAGAGTTGGTTCATATTCGCGAAGATTTATCGATTGTCGATTCGACTCAAATTGATTTTATGACTGCATTGAAGAGCTTGCGTATCGAAGAAAACAAGGCTCGCGAAAAAGTAGAGCTATTAAAACGCAAATTGCAAGAAACAGATCGTGTGTTACACAAAGCCAATATTCCTGGAATTCCAGAAGATATGGACGTGCGTCTTGAAGAAGCTGAAGAACATCTTTTTGTTACGATGCAAACTTTGCGAGAAGTTCCATTAAATATTAAGCTAGTGCATAGTTATTTAGAGCAAGCTGAAAAGAGTATTGAAGATGGCCATACAAAAGCGGTTGAAATGGTTGAAAATGTCTTATTGATTGAGCGCATTATTCAATACGGAAACCGATACCGCAAATCCAATCTTCAATTAGATGCGAAACTGGAAGAAGCTGAAGAATCATTCAGACAGCTTCGATACACGAAAGCATTGGAAGAAGCAGCGACTGCAGTTGAAAACTTTGAACCAGGTTCGATGAAGCGAATTGAAGTATTGGTCAAAGAAGACGCTTAG
- a CDS encoding GAF domain-containing protein, with the protein MFTQKSYSGSSLEQYTMLSKQLDALLDGEKNSIANLSNASALLNQFLERINWVGFYLMEDGELVLGPFQGLPACVRIPVGKGVCGTAVADKRTMLVEDVQAFPGHIACDAATRSEIVVPLMKEDQVIGVLDIDSPELDRFTKEDQQGLELFVNVLMKHL; encoded by the coding sequence ATGTTCACACAAAAAAGTTACAGTGGCAGTAGTTTAGAGCAATACACCATGCTTTCAAAGCAATTAGATGCTTTGTTAGACGGTGAGAAAAACAGCATTGCCAATTTAAGTAACGCCTCTGCTTTACTCAATCAATTTCTTGAACGCATCAACTGGGTCGGATTTTATTTAATGGAAGATGGAGAATTAGTACTTGGTCCTTTTCAAGGTCTACCGGCTTGCGTACGAATCCCAGTAGGAAAAGGCGTTTGCGGTACAGCCGTTGCTGACAAAAGAACAATGTTAGTTGAAGACGTTCAAGCATTCCCTGGTCACATTGCATGTGACGCGGCGACACGTTCTGAAATCGTTGTTCCCTTGATGAAAGAAGATCAAGTAATCGGCGTTTTAGATATTGATAGCCCCGAGCTAGATCGTTTCACTAAAGAAGATCAGCAAGGCTTGGAACTTTTCGTTAACGTGTTAATGAAGCATTTATAA
- the tyrS gene encoding tyrosine--tRNA ligase yields MTNELIQDLQWRGLLYQQTDEEGMEKLLNEQKISLYCGVDPTADSMHIGHIVPLLTLRRFQMHGHQPILLVGGATGMIGDPSGRNEERQLQTTEQIDRNVEGIKVQMEQIFDFKSENGAKMVNNRDWIGAMSVIEFLRDYGKLISVNYMLAKDSVASRLETGISFTEFSYTLIQAIDFNHLYNEHNCRIQIGGSDQWGNITTGLEMIRKTHDEESKAFGITIPLVTKADGTKFGKSAGGAVWLDPKKTSPYEFYQFWINAADADVIKYLKIFTFISREDIEVLEKAVETEAHLRKAQKTLAEEMTKLIHGEEALADAQRITKALFSGDLKALSSSEMKAAFKDVPSVEMPKEDKLIVDLIVEAGISSSKRQAREDVTNGAISVNGEKVTDLEYIVDDKDRLDDAFAIIRRGKKKYHMVQFQ; encoded by the coding sequence TGACGAACGAATTAATTCAAGATTTACAATGGCGCGGTTTGTTGTACCAACAAACGGATGAAGAAGGTATGGAGAAATTATTAAACGAACAAAAAATTTCATTATACTGCGGAGTCGATCCAACAGCAGACAGTATGCACATTGGACATATTGTTCCGTTACTTACATTACGTCGTTTTCAAATGCATGGTCATCAACCGATTTTATTGGTGGGTGGAGCGACAGGAATGATTGGAGACCCTTCAGGACGCAACGAAGAACGTCAATTGCAAACGACTGAACAAATTGACCGTAACGTTGAGGGGATTAAAGTTCAAATGGAACAAATTTTTGATTTTAAATCTGAAAACGGTGCGAAAATGGTCAACAACCGTGATTGGATCGGCGCCATGAGTGTGATTGAATTCTTACGTGACTACGGTAAATTGATTTCCGTGAATTACATGTTGGCGAAAGATTCAGTTGCATCACGTCTAGAAACGGGAATTTCGTTTACGGAGTTTTCGTACACGTTAATCCAAGCGATTGACTTTAATCATTTATACAACGAACACAATTGCCGCATACAAATTGGTGGATCTGATCAATGGGGCAATATCACAACAGGTCTTGAAATGATTCGCAAAACACATGATGAAGAATCAAAAGCTTTCGGTATTACAATTCCGCTTGTGACAAAAGCGGATGGCACCAAATTTGGGAAATCAGCTGGTGGGGCTGTTTGGTTAGATCCGAAAAAGACGTCACCATACGAGTTTTATCAGTTTTGGATTAACGCAGCAGATGCAGATGTGATCAAGTACTTGAAAATTTTCACGTTTATTAGCCGTGAAGACATTGAGGTATTAGAAAAAGCGGTTGAAACAGAAGCGCACTTGCGTAAAGCGCAAAAAACATTGGCTGAAGAAATGACCAAACTAATTCACGGAGAAGAAGCATTAGCTGACGCTCAGCGTATTACAAAAGCGTTGTTTAGTGGTGATTTGAAAGCATTGTCTTCTTCAGAAATGAAAGCTGCATTTAAAGATGTTCCTTCTGTAGAGATGCCAAAAGAAGACAAGTTGATAGTAGATTTGATCGTTGAAGCGGGCATTTCATCTTCGAAAAGACAAGCTCGTGAAGACGTTACAAATGGCGCGATTTCTGTAAACGGCGAAAAAGTGACGGACTTGGAATACATCGTCGACGATAAAGATCGTTTAGATGATGCATTTGCCATTATTCGTCGAGGCAAAAAGAAATACCACATGGTGCAATTCCAATAA
- the megL gene encoding methionine gamma-lyase, with translation MKEKEMNFETAVIHKGYDSTKHHDSLVTPLYQTSTYSFANAEQGEDRFAGNCEGNIYSRLGNPTVRVLEERMAEIEGGQGALAFGSGMASVSAILIYLTKAGDHILCSRGIYGCTFGLLEIMEEKYKITHSLVSMTTEAEVENAIRPETVCIYVETPINPTMELVNLEAVMAVAKKHNIRVVVDNTFCSPYLQNPLRMGADFVLHSATKYLNGHGDVVGGVLVGSDAEEMQHIRMTIQKDVGGIMSPFDAWLLLRGLKTLHVRMDRHVSNAKVVLDFLKQQEIVKNIYYPFDESHPQVEIAKRQMREGGGLISFEIEGGKKEAQAFLNALSLIKIAVSLGDAETLIQHPATMTHAVVPPESRQAMGISDSLLRLSIGLEHTDDLIADLNKAFEQVKPKLQEI, from the coding sequence ATGAAAGAAAAAGAGATGAATTTTGAAACGGCGGTTATCCACAAAGGTTATGACAGTACAAAACATCATGATAGTTTGGTGACACCGCTTTATCAAACCTCGACGTATTCGTTTGCTAATGCAGAGCAGGGGGAAGATCGTTTTGCAGGAAATTGCGAAGGTAATATTTATTCGCGTCTTGGCAATCCAACAGTTCGTGTACTCGAAGAGCGAATGGCGGAAATTGAAGGCGGTCAAGGTGCATTAGCTTTTGGGTCGGGGATGGCCTCAGTTAGTGCGATTTTAATTTATTTGACCAAAGCAGGAGATCACATCCTTTGCTCAAGAGGTATTTACGGATGTACGTTTGGGCTATTAGAAATTATGGAAGAAAAATACAAAATTACGCATAGCTTGGTGTCGATGACAACAGAAGCAGAAGTAGAAAATGCGATTCGTCCAGAGACGGTTTGCATTTACGTAGAAACGCCAATCAATCCGACAATGGAACTCGTGAATCTTGAAGCAGTTATGGCTGTAGCGAAAAAACATAATATTCGTGTCGTTGTGGATAATACGTTCTGTTCACCTTATTTGCAAAATCCGTTACGAATGGGTGCAGACTTTGTTTTGCATAGCGCAACGAAATACTTGAATGGCCATGGGGATGTGGTCGGTGGAGTTTTAGTTGGAAGCGATGCAGAAGAAATGCAACATATTCGGATGACCATACAAAAAGATGTTGGTGGCATTATGTCTCCATTTGATGCATGGCTCTTGTTAAGAGGATTAAAAACGCTTCATGTCAGAATGGATCGACATGTTAGCAATGCGAAAGTTGTATTAGATTTTTTAAAACAACAAGAAATCGTCAAAAATATATATTATCCGTTCGATGAAAGTCATCCGCAAGTTGAAATTGCGAAACGCCAAATGCGTGAAGGTGGCGGGTTGATTTCTTTTGAAATTGAAGGCGGTAAAAAAGAAGCACAAGCCTTTTTAAATGCCTTATCACTTATCAAGATTGCGGTTAGTTTAGGCGATGCGGAAACATTAATTCAACATCCAGCCACGATGACGCATGCAGTGGTACCTCCTGAAAGTAGACAAGCGATGGGCATTAGTGACTCCTTGCTGCGCTTATCAATCGGGCTCGAGCATACGGATGACTTGATCGCTGATCTAAACAAAGCATTTGAGCAAGTTAAACCAAAACTTCAAGAAATCTAA
- a CDS encoding STAS domain-containing protein has protein sequence MLKDQDLYEHLSGRTLKMTEDWYSSLDKSKAGVYGSTDPDKIALLKKQNHEFHLRFCTMFQQDYNDFESNFQGWIESIVKDEAHLDTPIVEVIGEFFRTQDQYLDELGKYALAHKDRVSHERLMEWTQAIVQIFSKVIVEFTDQNSKAAEKRMNSQQQMIVEMSAPVILLANKIGMLPLVGEITPHRAEIIFEKALAQSSKHDLEKLFIDLSGVPMIDTMVAQQVFQLIKGLEIIGVKVALSGISPVIAQTAVQLGIKFIDIEVYNTLAHALKQNQVDSF, from the coding sequence ATGTTGAAAGATCAAGACTTATATGAACACTTAAGCGGACGGACTTTGAAAATGACAGAAGACTGGTACAGTTCTTTAGACAAAAGCAAGGCCGGTGTTTATGGTTCGACGGACCCTGATAAAATAGCATTGTTAAAAAAACAAAATCATGAATTTCATCTTCGCTTTTGTACCATGTTTCAACAAGATTACAATGATTTTGAATCGAATTTTCAAGGTTGGATAGAATCCATTGTAAAAGATGAAGCTCATTTAGACACGCCAATTGTAGAAGTGATTGGTGAGTTTTTCCGTACACAAGATCAATATTTGGATGAGCTTGGAAAGTATGCATTAGCACACAAGGATCGAGTTAGTCATGAGAGATTGATGGAATGGACACAAGCGATTGTTCAAATCTTTAGTAAAGTGATTGTTGAATTTACGGATCAAAATTCGAAGGCTGCGGAAAAGCGCATGAACTCCCAACAACAGATGATTGTGGAAATGAGTGCGCCGGTTATTTTATTGGCGAATAAAATTGGTATGTTGCCTTTAGTTGGAGAAATCACTCCGCATAGAGCAGAAATTATATTTGAAAAAGCTTTAGCTCAAAGTTCTAAACACGATTTGGAGAAATTGTTTATCGATTTATCGGGTGTACCCATGATTGATACGATGGTCGCACAACAAGTATTTCAACTGATCAAAGGCTTGGAAATTATCGGCGTGAAAGTTGCTTTGTCAGGCATTAGCCCAGTGATTGCTCAAACTGCTGTGCAGTTGGGTATTAAGTTTATAGATATTGAAGTGTATAATACACTAGCTCATGCGTTAAAACAAAATCAAGTTGATTCGTTTTGA
- a CDS encoding cysteine desulfurase family protein, with amino-acid sequence MIYLDNSATTKPKKEVLDAFVKVNEQFYANPASLHELGNQAEDLLETARNQIKELLHMDKIIFTSGGTEANNLALIGTARNYQSRGKHIITSETEHPSVLNSIAALEREGFEITRLPVGNSGEINIDKLKNSLRNDTILVSLMHVNNEIGTVHPIADIAHLLKKRRIFFHVDAVQSIGKIDFDTTAMPNLLTISGHKIHGLKGSGLLAYSGVDLQAIQYGGGQESEMRSGTVSVPNAVALAKALRLAVPNPLYSQWNQELRQFFSEFAGVKIVSPKNGAMHILAVAVKGLKGEILVSGLQKESVIVSTSSACSSKNSQASPVIRAIGLPREFKDGVIRISFGEFTTEQDINALKKAFQRVYRMIKGV; translated from the coding sequence ATGATTTATTTGGATAATAGCGCAACGACGAAACCAAAAAAAGAAGTACTTGATGCTTTTGTAAAAGTTAACGAACAGTTTTATGCAAACCCAGCTTCACTCCATGAACTAGGCAATCAAGCTGAGGATTTGTTAGAAACTGCACGCAACCAAATAAAAGAGTTGCTACATATGGATAAAATCATCTTCACATCTGGCGGTACAGAGGCAAATAACTTGGCATTGATTGGCACAGCTCGAAACTATCAGTCTCGTGGTAAACATATTATTACTTCAGAAACGGAGCATCCATCTGTTTTAAATAGTATAGCGGCATTAGAGCGCGAAGGATTTGAAATTACTCGTTTACCAGTTGGGAATTCCGGGGAGATCAACATTGACAAGTTGAAAAATTCTTTGCGAAACGATACGATTCTGGTATCACTCATGCATGTTAATAATGAAATTGGAACCGTTCATCCAATTGCGGACATTGCGCATCTCTTGAAAAAGCGGCGCATCTTTTTCCATGTGGATGCTGTTCAAAGTATCGGCAAAATCGATTTTGACACAACTGCTATGCCGAATTTATTGACCATATCAGGGCATAAAATACATGGATTAAAAGGTAGCGGATTACTAGCCTATTCCGGAGTAGATTTACAAGCTATCCAATACGGTGGCGGTCAAGAATCTGAAATGCGAAGTGGCACCGTTTCTGTACCGAATGCAGTGGCTTTGGCGAAAGCATTAAGGTTGGCAGTACCAAATCCATTATATTCGCAATGGAATCAAGAATTGCGTCAATTTTTTTCGGAATTTGCAGGTGTCAAAATTGTGAGTCCTAAAAATGGGGCCATGCATATTTTGGCAGTAGCGGTAAAAGGGTTAAAAGGCGAAATTCTTGTATCCGGTTTACAAAAAGAATCGGTAATCGTCTCTACTTCAAGTGCATGCTCATCAAAAAATAGCCAAGCAAGTCCGGTAATTCGAGCTATTGGTTTACCGCGAGAGTTTAAAGATGGTGTAATCCGAATTAGCTTTGGCGAATTTACAACAGAACAAGACATTAATGCGCTAAAAAAAGCGTTTCAGCGGGTATACCGCATGATTAAAGGAGTTTAA
- the thiI gene encoding tRNA uracil 4-sulfurtransferase ThiI yields MKTNQILVRYGELSTKGKNRSSFIGRLRDNVRQTFSDLDQIHIKAERDRMFITSDDEQELAQVIERLPYVFGIQSFSPVTACELDIEAMKKTAEAVIAKIEDTDKSFKVSVKRPFKEFPHEKPEIMKELSSHVLRVFPDLKVQMKDPEIDLKVEVRKEAVYMMAEVIQGAGGLPVGAGGKALLMLSGGLDSPVAGYHMLKRGVRLELIHFFSPPFTNDRAKEKVFDLAERLSQFGSSVKLHIIPFTKLQQEVHKQVPDNITMTSTRRMMMRVADLVLAETNCRAIITGESLGQVASQTLESMQAINAVTNTPVLRPLIATDKLEIIDIAQQIETYDISIRPFEDCCTIFTPANPKTKPKLEKVEYYENFVSFDELIEEAVAEREVIQFPRPKVNQFEDLL; encoded by the coding sequence ATGAAAACCAATCAAATTCTTGTCCGTTATGGAGAATTATCAACAAAAGGCAAAAATCGTAGTTCATTTATCGGAAGACTGCGTGACAATGTCAGACAAACTTTTTCTGACTTAGACCAAATTCACATAAAAGCCGAACGCGACCGCATGTTTATTACTTCAGACGATGAACAAGAACTAGCGCAAGTGATTGAGCGTTTGCCGTATGTATTTGGCATTCAATCGTTTAGTCCAGTAACGGCATGTGAATTAGACATCGAAGCTATGAAAAAAACAGCAGAAGCCGTAATTGCTAAAATAGAAGATACTGATAAAAGTTTTAAAGTATCGGTAAAAAGACCATTCAAAGAATTTCCTCACGAAAAACCGGAAATCATGAAAGAACTAAGCTCTCATGTATTAAGAGTCTTTCCAGATTTAAAAGTTCAAATGAAAGATCCTGAGATTGATTTGAAAGTGGAAGTTCGAAAAGAAGCGGTTTATATGATGGCAGAAGTCATTCAAGGAGCTGGAGGCTTACCAGTTGGAGCAGGAGGCAAAGCATTGCTAATGCTATCAGGTGGTCTCGACAGTCCAGTTGCAGGCTATCATATGTTAAAACGAGGCGTCAGATTAGAACTAATCCATTTTTTCAGCCCGCCGTTTACTAATGACCGTGCAAAGGAAAAGGTTTTTGATCTGGCTGAGAGATTGTCGCAATTCGGTTCATCTGTCAAACTGCATATCATTCCTTTTACAAAGCTTCAGCAAGAAGTGCATAAGCAAGTGCCGGATAATATTACGATGACTTCTACACGTCGCATGATGATGCGTGTAGCGGATTTAGTATTAGCTGAGACCAATTGCAGAGCTATTATCACAGGAGAAAGCTTAGGGCAAGTTGCAAGTCAGACGTTAGAGAGCATGCAAGCGATAAATGCAGTGACGAATACGCCGGTATTGCGCCCGCTTATTGCGACGGATAAATTAGAGATTATTGATATCGCTCAACAAATAGAAACTTACGACATTTCCATACGCCCATTCGAAGATTGCTGCACAATTTTCACACCGGCTAATCCAAAGACCAAACCGAAGCTTGAAAAAGTAGAATACTACGAGAACTTTGTGTCTTTTGATG
- the rpsD gene encoding 30S ribosomal protein S4 — MSRYTGPSWKLSRRLGISLTGTGKELEKRPYAPGQHGANQRRKVSEYGLQLQEKQKLRFMYGVTERQFKTLFNKAGKMPGKHGENFMILLEARLDNVVYRLGLARTRRQARQIVNHGHILVDGKRVDIPSFSVKPGQTIAFREKSSNLDVVNEAIEVNNFVPEYVTIDTDSKTGTFVRLPERSELSAEINEQLIVEYYSR; from the coding sequence ATGTCTCGTTATACAGGTCCATCATGGAAACTGTCACGCCGCTTAGGAATTTCCCTTACAGGCACAGGTAAAGAATTAGAAAAACGCCCTTACGCACCAGGTCAACACGGTGCTAACCAACGCAGAAAAGTTTCTGAATATGGTTTGCAACTACAAGAAAAACAAAAACTACGCTTCATGTACGGAGTTACAGAACGTCAGTTCAAAACTTTGTTCAACAAAGCTGGTAAAATGCCTGGTAAACACGGTGAAAACTTCATGATCCTTCTTGAAGCTCGCCTTGATAACGTTGTTTATCGTTTAGGTCTTGCGCGCACTCGTCGCCAAGCTCGCCAAATCGTAAACCACGGCCACATCCTTGTTGATGGCAAACGCGTTGACATTCCGTCATTCAGCGTGAAACCAGGACAAACAATTGCTTTCCGCGAAAAATCAAGCAACCTTGATGTAGTAAACGAAGCAATCGAAGTAAACAACTTTGTTCCTGAATACGTTACTATCGATACTGATAGCAAAACAGGAACTTTCGTACGCCTTCCAGAGCGTAGCGAATTGTCTGCTGAAATCAACGAACAGTTGATCGTTGAGTACTACTCACGTTAA
- a CDS encoding cobalamin-binding protein, with protein sequence MRIISICPSNTELLAFLDAEHMLVGIDDYSDWPKEITTLPKLGPDLSIRMNELEALKPDLVLASLSVPGMEKNVDELVRRNIPHIVLDPQSLDEIGKDLLKVADACGINATAIHSEYLAVIEDIKSRGKRANTCPSLYWEWWPKPVFTPGNINWLTEISSMTGARNLFDDTDSANIQTDWADVLERQPDYILLAWVGILTSKVKPELVKKRPGWTGMKAIDHIHVMEEELYCRPSPRLIEGAIRLGKLIHPEEFEDMELPHFIKEKQI encoded by the coding sequence ATGCGAATTATTTCGATTTGTCCAAGTAACACGGAACTTTTAGCATTTCTAGACGCTGAACATATGCTCGTAGGTATTGATGATTATTCTGACTGGCCAAAAGAAATTACGACATTGCCCAAACTCGGCCCTGATTTATCCATTCGAATGAACGAACTCGAAGCGTTAAAACCCGACTTAGTGTTGGCGTCATTGAGCGTTCCTGGAATGGAAAAAAACGTGGATGAATTAGTAAGACGGAACATCCCTCACATTGTCTTAGATCCACAATCATTAGATGAAATTGGAAAAGACTTATTAAAAGTAGCAGATGCATGCGGAATCAATGCGACAGCAATCCATTCTGAATACTTGGCCGTTATCGAAGACATCAAGTCACGTGGAAAACGAGCAAATACTTGTCCGTCATTATACTGGGAATGGTGGCCAAAGCCTGTATTCACCCCTGGCAACATTAACTGGCTTACTGAAATTAGCAGTATGACCGGTGCTCGTAATCTTTTTGACGATACGGATTCTGCCAATATTCAAACCGATTGGGCAGATGTACTAGAGCGTCAACCCGATTATATTCTACTCGCATGGGTTGGCATCTTAACGTCAAAAGTAAAACCTGAACTTGTCAAAAAACGTCCAGGTTGGACTGGCATGAAAGCTATCGATCATATTCATGTAATGGAAGAAGAATTGTATTGCCGCCCTTCTCCTCGTCTGATCGAAGGCGCTATCCGGTTAGGAAAACTAATTCACCCAGAAGAATTCGAAGATATGGAATTGCCTCATTTTATCAAAGAAAAACAAATATAA
- the hisJ gene encoding histidinol-phosphatase HisJ: MRRDGHIHTPFCPHGTKDSTKLYIEKAIKSGFTDISFTEHAPLPANFTDPTPEQDSGMSMTQLSSYVEEINHLKHVYQKDIRIRLGLEVDYIEGFEKETTHFLNDMGPVLDDSILSVHFLQVNDQYFCADFSKEVYTELAEACGSVEAAYQLYYDTLEKSIYADLGQFKPNRIGHPTLIHKFQKAHGEKIDDDKQIRHILQLLKKTGFELDVNGAGYSKPDCLEAYPPLTYLEFAKSLGIPLVFGSDAHSVNGLHKHYDKIYTYLS, encoded by the coding sequence ATGAGACGAGATGGTCACATTCACACCCCCTTTTGTCCACACGGGACAAAAGACTCAACCAAATTATACATTGAAAAAGCAATAAAGTCCGGGTTTACTGATATTTCATTTACAGAACACGCACCACTTCCAGCCAATTTCACTGATCCAACACCTGAACAAGATAGTGGCATGAGCATGACTCAGTTATCCTCTTATGTAGAAGAAATTAACCACCTTAAACATGTTTATCAAAAAGATATTCGCATTCGCTTAGGATTGGAAGTCGATTATATCGAGGGCTTTGAAAAAGAAACTACTCATTTTTTAAATGATATGGGCCCTGTTCTAGACGACTCCATTTTGTCGGTTCATTTTCTGCAAGTAAATGACCAATATTTTTGCGCTGACTTCAGTAAAGAAGTTTATACAGAACTCGCTGAGGCTTGTGGATCTGTAGAAGCTGCTTACCAGCTTTACTATGACACTCTTGAAAAATCGATTTACGCAGACCTTGGACAATTCAAACCAAATCGAATTGGACATCCAACATTGATTCACAAATTCCAAAAAGCACATGGCGAAAAGATCGATGATGACAAACAAATTCGGCACATTCTTCAGCTCTTGAAAAAAACCGGCTTTGAACTTGATGTAAATGGTGCAGGATACTCGAAACCAGATTGTTTGGAAGCTTATCCGCCGCTCACTTATCTCGAATTCGCTAAATCACTTGGCATTCCGTTGGTCTTTGGCTCGGATGCTCATAGTGTCAATGGCTTGCATAAGCATTACGACAAAATTTATACTTACTTAAGTTAA